The following are encoded together in the Bacillus sp. NP157 genome:
- a CDS encoding YadA-like family protein has product MNHIFSRVWNTTLRAFVVASEHADRRGKSGSVVRRGRPSFLVHACVLALACASSSAWAGDVCDANGNPIPGATAPGANALACGNGATATGDNATALGTNTTATGVSSVASGDGATAHGDGAIAQGHGAVAGVQGQSDIITNDIAIGSGAMSTGGSSIAIGDTSAVAGTLSVGVGAFTTVGGSLGTAVGTLSTAAGNFATAIGASAEANADFSSALGNFAVANGTSNVAVGSNSEADSTGTDTNVALGAGTRADGSRLAQPAYNRFNGALAGTAPVGEVSIGNNVTGDTRRLTNVAAGSDPTDAVNVSQLQATDDQVSAIAGGAGVKYFHTNSTGADSQAIGQDAVAVGSQAMASGDQTVAVGLGSSSTGARSVSIGTYAQSRDTDGVTVGYFSNAGAQSVAVGSNASAFQLFGNAVGASAFGYSSSANGNGSTALGAQAYAPSDEATAVGHSATASAMGSTAIGTSAVTLGTDAVAIGNGARAYAGNSSAFGSGSLASASNAVALGAGSVADQADTVSVGSSGAERRITNVAAGTGATDAVNVSQLNASVSGAVTGATRYFHADGANDGTDDAVVTPGSLGVATGARATAAGDGSVALGNAAGADSAQGVAVGQYAHARGQGGVAVGYFTQASTNSVAVGNNATAFNLFDPAGAQSASAFGFSAAASGNYAVALGANAYAPADESTAIGHGATAAAGQGTAVGSGAATLGGTATALGAGASAVANNSVALGANSEAVDADTVSVGSATAQRKIVNAAAGNVAQGSTDVVNGDQLNLTQQSTAQSLGAGAMFSAAGFVAPAYTIGGTAYNNVGSAFGAVDTMLGSLNTRVTNIEGGSGPNGMGIPAGTGAGLAVGTGSHAQDPTDTAVGSGASVGADGSTAVGANATITANATHAVAVGEGASVTAASGTAVGQGASVQAANAVALGQGSIADRANTVSVGTAVAPRQITNVAGGTQATDAANTAQVDQALATAKTYSDTNDVKTLNQAKAYTDSKFGNFVTGDDFNTYRNQVNNQIHSVNDRLDKVGAMGAAMSQMAFSTQGVDGQNRLGVGVGGYRGEAALSIGYSRAITSKANITFGGAMSHGESSGGVGVGMGW; this is encoded by the coding sequence ATGAATCATATTTTCAGCCGCGTCTGGAATACCACGTTGCGCGCGTTTGTCGTTGCCAGTGAGCATGCGGATCGTCGTGGTAAGTCTGGCTCAGTTGTCAGGCGCGGTCGCCCATCGTTCCTGGTCCACGCGTGTGTGCTTGCCCTCGCCTGCGCGTCATCCAGTGCATGGGCCGGGGATGTGTGCGATGCCAATGGCAATCCCATTCCGGGCGCCACGGCCCCGGGTGCCAACGCCCTGGCGTGCGGCAACGGCGCCACGGCTACCGGCGACAACGCCACGGCGCTTGGCACGAACACCACCGCGACTGGCGTAAGCAGCGTCGCTTCCGGTGACGGCGCCACGGCGCATGGCGATGGCGCCATCGCGCAAGGCCATGGGGCGGTCGCGGGCGTACAGGGCCAGTCAGACATCATCACGAACGACATCGCCATCGGCAGCGGTGCGATGTCGACGGGCGGGAGCTCCATCGCCATCGGTGATACCAGCGCCGTGGCAGGCACCTTGTCGGTCGGTGTTGGTGCGTTCACGACGGTGGGCGGCAGCCTCGGCACGGCCGTCGGCACGCTGAGCACGGCTGCTGGCAACTTCGCGACCGCCATAGGTGCGAGCGCGGAGGCGAATGCCGATTTCTCCTCTGCGCTGGGCAACTTCGCCGTGGCAAACGGCACCTCCAACGTCGCCGTCGGCTCGAATTCGGAAGCCGACAGCACGGGAACGGACACCAACGTCGCCTTGGGCGCGGGTACCCGCGCCGATGGTTCGCGGCTGGCGCAACCCGCCTATAACCGCTTCAACGGCGCGCTTGCCGGCACGGCACCCGTCGGCGAAGTGTCCATCGGCAACAATGTCACGGGAGACACCCGCCGCCTGACCAACGTCGCGGCCGGCAGTGACCCAACCGACGCGGTGAACGTCAGCCAGTTGCAGGCAACCGACGACCAGGTATCGGCGATTGCAGGGGGCGCGGGCGTCAAGTATTTCCACACGAATTCGACCGGCGCGGACTCGCAGGCGATCGGCCAGGATGCGGTGGCCGTCGGTTCACAGGCCATGGCGAGCGGGGACCAGACGGTGGCGGTGGGGCTCGGCTCCAGCAGCACCGGTGCTCGTAGCGTGTCGATTGGAACCTATGCGCAGTCGCGCGACACGGATGGGGTCACCGTCGGTTACTTCAGCAACGCCGGCGCACAGAGCGTCGCGGTGGGCAGCAACGCCAGCGCCTTCCAGCTGTTCGGCAATGCCGTTGGCGCCTCCGCCTTCGGCTACTCCTCCTCAGCCAACGGCAATGGCTCCACGGCGCTAGGCGCGCAGGCATACGCGCCTAGCGACGAAGCCACGGCGGTGGGTCACTCTGCGACGGCATCGGCCATGGGAAGCACGGCGATCGGCACGAGTGCCGTGACGCTCGGCACGGATGCGGTCGCCATCGGCAACGGTGCGCGCGCCTACGCAGGCAACAGTAGTGCCTTTGGGTCAGGTTCCCTGGCTTCCGCGTCCAATGCCGTGGCCCTCGGTGCCGGTTCGGTCGCCGACCAGGCAGACACGGTCTCCGTCGGTAGCAGTGGCGCGGAAAGGCGCATCACCAACGTCGCCGCAGGCACCGGTGCGACGGATGCGGTGAACGTGTCGCAACTTAATGCCAGCGTCAGCGGGGCCGTGACCGGCGCCACGCGCTACTTCCACGCCGATGGCGCCAACGACGGTACCGACGATGCGGTCGTGACGCCCGGCAGCCTGGGTGTTGCTACGGGTGCACGCGCTACGGCAGCCGGCGATGGCAGCGTCGCGCTGGGCAACGCGGCAGGCGCGGACTCGGCGCAAGGTGTCGCCGTCGGTCAGTACGCCCATGCGCGTGGGCAGGGTGGCGTAGCGGTGGGTTATTTCACCCAGGCGTCCACAAATAGCGTGGCCGTGGGCAACAACGCCACGGCGTTCAACCTCTTCGACCCGGCGGGTGCCCAGTCGGCCTCGGCGTTCGGCTTCTCCGCGGCGGCGAGTGGCAACTACGCCGTGGCGCTGGGTGCCAACGCCTATGCACCCGCGGACGAATCGACCGCGATTGGCCACGGCGCCACCGCCGCGGCAGGCCAGGGTACGGCTGTCGGTAGCGGCGCTGCCACGCTGGGCGGAACGGCCACGGCGCTTGGTGCCGGTGCTTCCGCGGTCGCGAACAACAGCGTGGCGCTTGGCGCGAACTCGGAAGCCGTCGATGCCGACACGGTGTCGGTGGGCAGCGCAACGGCACAGCGCAAGATCGTCAACGCTGCCGCGGGTAACGTGGCCCAGGGCAGTACCGATGTCGTCAATGGCGACCAGCTCAACCTGACCCAGCAATCGACCGCGCAGTCGCTCGGCGCAGGGGCCATGTTCAGCGCTGCGGGTTTCGTCGCGCCGGCCTATACCATCGGTGGGACCGCTTACAACAACGTGGGCTCCGCCTTCGGCGCCGTGGATACGATGCTGGGCAGCCTCAATACACGGGTCACCAACATCGAGGGCGGTAGTGGCCCGAACGGCATGGGCATCCCCGCGGGAACGGGCGCCGGGTTGGCAGTGGGAACAGGATCCCATGCGCAGGACCCGACCGATACGGCAGTGGGTAGCGGTGCCAGCGTCGGTGCGGATGGCAGCACGGCGGTGGGTGCGAATGCCACGATCACCGCCAATGCGACCCATGCCGTCGCCGTTGGCGAGGGCGCTTCGGTGACGGCGGCCTCCGGAACGGCCGTGGGCCAGGGCGCGTCCGTACAGGCGGCCAATGCGGTGGCGCTCGGCCAGGGTTCGATCGCCGATCGTGCGAATACGGTCTCGGTCGGTACGGCGGTGGCACCAAGGCAGATCACCAACGTCGCGGGTGGCACGCAGGCCACCGATGCGGCCAATACCGCGCAGGTCGACCAGGCGCTGGCAACGGCCAAGACCTATAGCGACACGAACGACGTCAAGACGCTGAACCAGGCGAAGGCGTACACCGATTCGAAGTTCGGCAACTTCGTCACCGGGGACGACTTCAATACGTACCGGAACCAGGTCAACAACCAGATCCACTCGGTCAATGATCGCCTGGACAAGGTCGGCGCCATGGGTGCGGCGATGTCGCAGATGGCGTTCAGCACCCAGGGTGTGGACGGACAGAATCGACTGGGCGTGGGTGTCGGCGGTTACCGCGGTGAAGCGGCCTTGTCGATCGGCTATTCGCGCGCGATTACGTCGAAGGCGAACATCACTTTTGGTGGCGCGATGAGCCACGGCGAAAGCTCCGGTGGCGTCGGCGTGGGCATGGGCTGGTAA